Proteins encoded by one window of Salmonirosea aquatica:
- a CDS encoding RagB/SusD family nutrient uptake outer membrane protein produces the protein MKKILLKLGLGCLMAVAVSACNDDFLERYPLDRITNATFWNTENDLAVYNNSIYDLVRVEPNVPILQGHNNGFDSHFGSIWNQDELSDNMAPLEPRHLFFQQIRSGKYTVPSNPDWFGYRGWDFVRAINVGLENYGRANVTQAVKDKYIAEARLFRGWFYADKVAKYGDVPWVERSLNIDSEELYAERTPREEAMKKILEDLNFATEKLPASWGDGGAPGRVTRWVALLAKARICLFEGTYRKYHGGTDPNMWIQEAAKASQEIMDKGPYRLYSTGHPETDYNAYHRILDLTGNPEVMYWRKYKVGVYTNHIQSYFSYTGGATKSLVEDYLCTDGLPISLSPLYKGDAKIEDVFENRDPRLRQTILHPADAAFYNYHLGDGLPYPGSTA, from the coding sequence ATGAAAAAGATACTTTTAAAACTGGGTCTGGGCTGCCTGATGGCCGTAGCGGTCAGTGCCTGCAACGATGATTTCCTGGAAAGGTACCCCCTGGATCGCATTACCAATGCTACCTTCTGGAACACCGAGAACGACCTCGCGGTATATAATAACAGCATTTACGATCTGGTGCGGGTAGAACCCAACGTACCTATTCTGCAGGGCCACAACAATGGCTTCGACAGCCACTTCGGCAGCATCTGGAACCAGGACGAACTCTCGGACAACATGGCTCCCCTAGAACCCCGTCACCTGTTCTTTCAACAGATCCGGAGTGGCAAATACACCGTTCCCTCCAATCCCGACTGGTTTGGCTACCGGGGTTGGGATTTTGTCCGGGCCATCAACGTGGGTCTGGAAAACTACGGCCGTGCCAATGTCACGCAAGCGGTTAAGGATAAGTACATCGCCGAAGCCCGTCTGTTCCGCGGCTGGTTTTATGCCGACAAAGTGGCCAAATATGGTGATGTACCCTGGGTAGAGCGCTCCCTGAATATCGATTCGGAAGAGCTTTACGCCGAGCGCACTCCCCGCGAGGAAGCAATGAAAAAAATACTGGAAGACCTGAATTTCGCCACCGAAAAACTGCCCGCCAGCTGGGGCGACGGCGGTGCCCCCGGTCGGGTAACCCGCTGGGTGGCCCTGCTAGCCAAGGCCCGGATTTGTCTCTTCGAAGGTACCTACCGCAAGTACCATGGCGGCACTGACCCCAACATGTGGATTCAGGAAGCCGCCAAAGCTTCGCAGGAAATCATGGACAAGGGCCCCTACCGCCTCTATTCCACTGGCCATCCCGAAACCGACTACAACGCCTACCACCGGATACTGGACCTGACGGGCAACCCCGAGGTCATGTACTGGCGCAAGTATAAGGTAGGGGTGTATACCAACCACATCCAGTCCTATTTCAGCTACACGGGCGGAGCCACCAAGAGCCTTGTGGAAGACTACCTCTGCACCGACGGGCTGCCTATTTCCCTCTCGCCCCTGTATAAGGGAGACGCCAAGATCGAGGATGTGTTCGAGAACCGTGACCCCCGGCTACGGCAGACGATCCTGCATCCGGCCGATGCCGCTTTCTACAACTACCATCTGGGGGATGGCTTGCCTTACCCCGGCTCAACGGCATGA
- a CDS encoding RagB/SusD family nutrient uptake outer membrane protein produces the protein MTGGFTTTTGYHIIKHYNAADMIGKAYDTGESPAIIMRFAEVLLINAEAKAELGTITQNDLDLTINKLRDRVKMAHLDMANVPVDPRYAGDGVSPLIQEIRRERRIELFMEGQRYPDLMRWKQGKKLTVPAMGILWDAAAIARYPKALVKSKKDPVSGKTYIDVYQGTDFAVPVFDEAKHYLWPIPLNTLAQNPKIKQNPGWQ, from the coding sequence ATGACGGGTGGCTTTACGACGACGACGGGCTACCACATCATCAAGCATTATAACGCCGCGGACATGATCGGCAAAGCCTACGACACCGGCGAATCACCGGCCATCATTATGCGTTTTGCCGAGGTACTGCTTATCAATGCCGAAGCCAAGGCCGAGTTGGGAACGATCACGCAGAATGATCTGGACCTAACGATCAATAAACTCCGCGACCGTGTGAAGATGGCCCACCTGGATATGGCCAACGTCCCTGTGGACCCACGCTACGCCGGGGATGGGGTGTCGCCGCTGATCCAGGAAATCCGTCGCGAGCGCCGGATCGAGTTGTTCATGGAAGGGCAAAGGTACCCCGACCTGATGCGCTGGAAGCAGGGCAAGAAACTGACGGTTCCGGCGATGGGAATATTGTGGGACGCCGCCGCCATCGCCCGTTATCCCAAAGCACTCGTAAAATCGAAGAAGGATCCCGTTTCGGGCAAAACCTACATCGATGTGTACCAGGGTACCGACTTCGCCGTTCCGGTTTTCGACGAGGCCAAGCACTACCTGTGGCCTATTCCGCTCAACACGCTGGCCCAGAATCCCAAGATCAAACAGAATCCGGGCTGGCAGTAA
- a CDS encoding heparinase II/III domain-containing protein, whose translation MENPVVELFSAETAALMGLADYFVGDKLDAINPLVRKRIYYETNRRIFEPMLTHSGQYSWMSTTRPVNNWNPWIMSNWISATLMLEQDENRRADMIHQAMLGLDLYLNGLGEDGGCDEGPSYWTAAGASVYDCLELLGNASRQKIQIYDLPLIQKMASYFYKVHIDGHYFVNFSDADPKLRPDGLLLYRFGKALNDPQMVSMGQWAFRKFPERTLELNGHHRPRSLENLLTIKNMGTSAADYVPVRDAWISDIQVMTARADNGFVLATHGGHNAESHNHNDVGDFLLYANGEPVIIDAGRGNYTARTFSPQRYELWFTQSQHHNLPIINGYGQSAGRSSEATEVSSTLSEKEAVLNMNIANAYPDEADLASWNRKVALNRQKNRLEITDAYTMRQKPTAIQQVFMTICEVDTQVPGKVVLTTPTRQTYVLHYDPKQWSAATEFPSTEGMEYSSFKTKWDGHPVQRILLTNKTLKTKDQFVFTLENQKAR comes from the coding sequence GTGGAAAATCCGGTGGTGGAATTGTTCAGCGCCGAAACGGCGGCGCTGATGGGCTTGGCGGACTACTTTGTGGGCGACAAGCTCGACGCCATCAACCCTTTGGTGCGCAAACGGATATACTACGAAACCAACCGGCGCATCTTTGAGCCGATGCTTACCCATTCGGGACAGTACAGCTGGATGAGCACCACCCGCCCGGTCAACAACTGGAATCCCTGGATTATGTCCAACTGGATATCGGCCACCCTGATGCTGGAACAGGACGAAAACCGACGAGCCGATATGATCCACCAGGCCATGCTGGGGCTCGACCTGTACCTCAACGGCCTGGGCGAAGATGGTGGCTGCGACGAAGGCCCCAGCTACTGGACCGCCGCCGGAGCCAGCGTGTACGACTGCCTCGAGCTGCTGGGCAATGCCTCCCGGCAGAAAATCCAGATCTACGATCTGCCCCTCATCCAGAAAATGGCCTCCTACTTTTACAAAGTCCATATCGACGGCCATTATTTCGTCAATTTTTCCGACGCCGACCCCAAGCTACGTCCCGACGGGCTGTTATTGTACCGTTTTGGCAAAGCACTCAACGACCCACAGATGGTAAGTATGGGGCAATGGGCTTTCCGAAAATTTCCCGAACGTACCCTGGAACTGAATGGTCACCATCGGCCGCGCAGTCTCGAAAATCTGCTCACCATCAAGAATATGGGTACATCGGCTGCGGACTACGTACCTGTGCGCGATGCCTGGATTTCGGATATCCAAGTCATGACCGCCCGGGCGGACAACGGTTTTGTGCTGGCTACCCACGGTGGCCACAATGCCGAGAGTCACAACCACAACGACGTAGGCGATTTCCTGCTTTATGCCAACGGCGAGCCGGTGATCATCGACGCCGGGCGCGGCAACTACACCGCCCGTACGTTTTCGCCCCAGCGCTACGAGTTGTGGTTCACGCAGTCGCAACACCATAATCTACCCATAATCAATGGCTACGGCCAGTCGGCCGGTCGTTCTTCGGAAGCGACGGAGGTCAGCAGTACCCTTTCTGAAAAGGAGGCAGTTCTGAACATGAATATTGCCAACGCTTACCCTGACGAAGCCGACCTTGCTTCCTGGAACCGGAAGGTAGCCTTGAATCGCCAGAAGAACCGCCTGGAAATCACGGATGCCTACACCATGCGGCAAAAGCCGACCGCCATTCAGCAGGTGTTCATGACCATCTGCGAGGTGGATACGCAGGTACCCGGCAAGGTCGTATTGACTACCCCTACCCGACAGACCTACGTACTGCACTATGACCCCAAACAGTGGAGCGCGGCTACCGAATTCCCATCAACGGAGGGCATGGAGTACAGCAGTTTCAAGACCAAATGGGATGGGCATCCAGTGCAACGGATTTTGCTGACCAACAAGACTCTGAAAACCAAAGACCAGTTTGTATTCACTTTGGAGAATCAAAAAGCAAGGTAG
- a CDS encoding heparinase II/III domain-containing protein codes for MKKMIRFRATMSGFSTIFLLVFPFLTTLAQTIPEPPAQHPRLLMMAGEEKQIQKTIDTDPNWRKVHEAILAESDHLIDLPPIERIQIGRRLLDKSREALRRLFYLSYAYRLTDDVKYARRAEKEMLAIAGFSDWNPTHYLDVGEMTMAMAIGYDWTYSTLSPQSRQVISRAIIEKGLNTSLDERYNSWLRATNNWNQVCNAGITFGALAVYEDEPDLAKQLFKRAINSIKLPLEDLAPDGAYPEGYGYWNYGTTFQVLFLSALEKAFGSDYGLSRQPGFMATARYYENMTGPTGYSFNYSDAGGGRGSLSPAMFWFARKSNDPSLLWIEKGYLQQDDPARFTRNRVLPAIMIWGAGTPLDKATPPTKNLWTGQGKSPVALMRTSWTDPNAIYVGFKTGTPSASHAHMDIGSFVMEADGVRWALDLGSQEYESLESKGMNIWGKEQDAQRWTVKRYNNFIHNTLTVNDQYQKVQGYAKITKSGESKQLKFAVSDLSDVYEGQLAVAQRGIGIVDDAFVVVRDEIKVPDQTTKVRWVMLAPDDVKINGNNLAVLSKDGQQLTLRVDHPADAKLQTWSTAPTTDYDAPNEGTLLIGFEYEVPSGKSQALQVSLLPQKVVSTGKKFDKPLNQWQP; via the coding sequence ATGAAAAAAATGATCCGCTTTCGGGCCACAATGAGCGGCTTTTCAACCATTTTCCTGCTTGTTTTTCCATTCCTAACCACCCTCGCGCAGACCATTCCCGAGCCGCCCGCGCAGCACCCACGCCTGTTGATGATGGCGGGAGAAGAAAAGCAGATCCAAAAAACGATCGACACCGACCCCAACTGGCGAAAGGTACACGAAGCCATTTTGGCCGAATCGGATCATCTCATCGACTTACCCCCGATCGAACGCATCCAGATCGGGCGGCGACTGCTGGACAAATCGCGGGAAGCCCTCCGGCGGCTTTTTTATTTGAGCTACGCCTACCGCCTGACGGATGATGTTAAGTACGCCCGACGCGCCGAAAAAGAAATGTTGGCCATCGCCGGTTTCAGCGACTGGAATCCCACCCACTACCTCGATGTAGGCGAAATGACCATGGCGATGGCCATCGGGTACGACTGGACCTACTCTACCCTTTCGCCCCAATCACGCCAGGTGATCAGCCGGGCCATTATCGAAAAAGGGCTGAATACTTCCCTGGATGAGCGATACAACAGTTGGCTGCGGGCGACCAACAACTGGAATCAGGTATGTAATGCGGGGATCACCTTCGGTGCCCTGGCGGTGTACGAAGACGAGCCCGATCTGGCCAAACAGCTTTTCAAACGGGCCATCAACTCCATCAAGCTACCCCTGGAAGACCTGGCCCCGGACGGCGCGTACCCCGAAGGCTACGGTTACTGGAATTATGGCACCACCTTCCAGGTGTTGTTTCTGAGCGCCCTGGAAAAAGCCTTTGGCAGCGACTACGGGCTTTCGCGGCAGCCCGGCTTCATGGCCACCGCCCGCTACTACGAAAACATGACCGGCCCCACGGGGTACTCTTTCAATTATAGCGATGCGGGTGGAGGACGCGGCAGCCTGAGTCCGGCGATGTTCTGGTTTGCGCGGAAAAGCAACGACCCTTCCTTACTCTGGATTGAAAAAGGGTACCTGCAGCAGGACGATCCCGCGCGCTTCACTCGAAACCGCGTGCTACCCGCTATCATGATCTGGGGCGCAGGTACCCCCTTGGACAAAGCTACCCCACCCACTAAAAATCTCTGGACCGGCCAGGGCAAAAGTCCCGTCGCGCTGATGCGCACTTCCTGGACCGACCCGAACGCCATTTATGTGGGTTTCAAAACAGGTACCCCCTCGGCCAGTCATGCCCATATGGACATTGGTTCATTTGTGATGGAAGCCGATGGTGTACGCTGGGCCCTGGATCTGGGAAGTCAGGAATACGAATCACTGGAATCCAAAGGGATGAATATTTGGGGGAAAGAGCAGGACGCCCAGCGCTGGACGGTGAAACGCTACAACAATTTTATCCACAATACCCTCACCGTCAATGATCAGTACCAAAAGGTGCAGGGCTACGCCAAAATCACGAAATCAGGCGAGAGCAAGCAACTGAAATTTGCCGTATCGGACCTATCCGATGTGTACGAAGGCCAACTCGCCGTCGCGCAGCGGGGAATTGGCATCGTCGACGATGCTTTTGTGGTAGTGCGCGATGAGATAAAGGTACCCGATCAAACCACCAAAGTACGCTGGGTGATGCTGGCTCCCGACGACGTGAAAATCAACGGCAATAATCTGGCGGTTTTATCGAAAGATGGCCAGCAACTCACGCTCCGGGTGGACCACCCGGCCGACGCCAAACTCCAAACGTGGAGCACCGCTCCCACCACCGATTACGACGCTCCCAACGAAGGTACCCTGCTGATTGGCTTCGAGTACGAGGTACCTTCCGGAAAATCCCAGGCTTTACAAGTAAGTCTTTTGCCCCAAAAAGTCGTCAGTACTGGTAAGAAGTTCGATAAACCCCTTAATCAGTGGCAACCGTAG